The Mercurialis annua linkage group LG2, ddMerAnnu1.2, whole genome shotgun sequence genome contains a region encoding:
- the LOC126668320 gene encoding uncharacterized protein LOC126668320 yields MLEENPKDWHRILSEALWAYRTSRGNATGVSPFMLTYGHDAVLPMEVVVRSLRVAKQNHLTPEDYNETMMMELENLEEGRLHALNNMIIQKKKVSRSYNKKVRPKTFQEDELVWKLILPPGTKDREYGKWSTNWEGPFLVHKVMKGNAYWLSSLEGEPHKKFINGKYLKKYTPTIWEKYNLEMT; encoded by the coding sequence ATGTTGGAAGAAAATCCAAAGGATTGGCATCGAATTTTATCAGAAGCACTCTGGGCGTATCGCACCTCTAGGGGAAATGCTACTGGAGTAAGTCCATTTATGCTAACCTATGGTCATGATGCAGTGTTACCCATGGAGGTGGTGGTGAGGTCATTGAGAGTAGCTAAGCAGAATCATTTGACTCCAGAAGATTACAATGAAACCATGATGATGGAGTTAGAAAATTTAGAAGAAGGGAGACTTCATGCTTTAAACAATATGATTATACAGAAGAAGAAAGTCTCCAGAAGCTACAACAAGAAAGTTAGACCTAAGACATTTCAAGAAGATGAGCTAGTATGGAAGTTGATCTTACCCCCTGGTACTAAAGATAGAGAATATGGGAAATGGTCTACTAATTGGGAAGGGCCATTCTTAGTCCACAAGGTGATGAAGGGGAATGCGTACTGGCTATCAAGTCTAGAGGGTGAGcctcataaaaaatttattaatggaaAGTACTTGAAGAAATACACTCCCACCATCTGGGAGAAATACAACTTAGAAATGActtaa
- the LOC126668321 gene encoding uncharacterized protein LOC126668321: MLNKPVLSGNIGKWLLSLADFHLIYHPQKSVKGQALADFLADHPCINLGDESKFDLPVFMNEHRPWMLKFDGSSTDRSAGAGIIIVSPSGAKTSLSFNLDFECTNNQSEYEALIIGLEILLDLGAKKVKIIGDSQLVIRQVSGEYKCMSYSLTSYYAIAIQLIESFEEVELVHVPREENWEADELSQLASGLRLSEELTYRLVMVQRKTHPSIFKRGVQLDIFNIDDNLVQDWRRDIKKYLENPSKKMMYKVRVRAVNYVLIEDVLYRRGFDNLLLRCLGTTKALEVMKQTHEGVCGAHQSGVKMRWLIRRHGYFWPSILKDCMTFAKGCQSCQRYGNIQRLPAAELKSVIKPWPFRGWAIDLLGKIYPPSSKNHSFIIVATDYFTKWVVAKPLVKTEQKDVIKFIKEEIIHQFGIPQSVTTDQGTMFTGKEMQEFATDYGIKLLTSTPYYAQDQWPS; encoded by the coding sequence ATGCTAAACAAACCTGTTTTATCAGGAAATATTGGAAAGTGGTTATTAAGTTTGGCAGACTTTCATTTGATTTATCATCCCCAGAAGTCGGTCAAAGGTCAGGCTCTAGCAGATTTCCTAGCCGACCACCCATGTATAAACCTAGGAGATGAAAGTAAATTTGACTTACCGGTTTTTATGAATGAACATAGACCTTGGATGCTTAAATTTGATGGGTCTAGTACAGATAGGTCTGCGGGTGCTGGAATCATAATAGTATCACCTTCTGGAGCTAAGACCTCCTTGTCTTTTAATCTTGACTTTGAATGTACAAATAATCAATCTGAATATGAGGCTTTGATTATTGGATTAGAAATCCTCCTAGATCTaggtgctaaaaaggtcaaaataaTTGGAGATTCTCAATTGGTTATTAGACAAGTGTCTGGCGAATATAAATGCATGAGTTACTCTTTAACTTCTTATTATGCTATTGCTATACAGTTAATAGAGAGTTTTGAAGAGGTTGAATTAGTACATGTTCCTAGAGAGGAAAATTGGGAGGCCGATGAATTATCACAGCTAGCATCTGGCCTACGTCTGTCGGAGGAGTTAACCTACCGACTAGTAATGGTACAAAGAAAAACTCacccttcaatttttaaaagaggAGTACAACtagatattttcaatattgatGATAACTTAGTACAGGATTGGAGGAGAGATATTAAAAAGTACCTGGAGAATCCTAGCAAGAAGATGATGTATAAAGTAAGAGTGAGAGCTGTTAACTATGTGCTCATAGAAGATGTTTTATACAGAAGAGGATTCGACAACCTACTGCTAAGATGCCTTGGAACTACAAAGGCACTAGAGGTCATGAAACAAACTCATGAAGGAGTTTGTGGAGCACATCAATCCGGAGTGAAAATGAGATGGCTGATCCGAAGACATGGTTACTTCTGGCCATCTATCCTAAAAGATTGCATGACTTTTGCAAAGGGTTGTCAATCGTGCCAAAGGTATGGAAACATACAAAGACTTCCAGCTGCTGAGTTGAAGTCTGTCATCAAACCATGGCCATTCAGAGGTTGGGCCATAGATTTGCTAGGTAAAATATATCCTCCATCTTCTAAAAATCACAGTTTCATAATTGTAGCTACTGATTATTTTACCAAATGGGTAGTCGCTAAGCCATTGGTAAAGACAGAGCAAAAAgatgttattaaatttattaaagaggAAATTATTCATCAATTTGGAATTCCACAATCAGTAACTACTGACCAGGGCACAATGTTCACTGGTAAGGAGATGCAAGAATTTGCCActgattatggaataaaattattgacCTCTACACCTTATTATGCTCAGGACCAATGGCCAAGCTGA